The Flavobacterium johnsoniae genomic sequence TTGTAGCAACAAAAACGAACTTATACAATTTGCATATTGCTAATGGTAAAATCAAAAATATCATTTCTGGAAAATCTGATTTGAAACTAAAAACCATAGATGCAAAAGGACTTTTAATGCTTCCGGGATTGCGAGATATGCACATTCATATCGATAAAACATTTTATGGTGGCAATTGGAATGCGGCTCCTAGAAAAGGATATACGGTAAAAGATATGATTACGCTGGAGCAAAAACTTATTCCGCAATTATTACCCGATTCACAGCGAAAAGCCGAAGAAGCAATTAAATTGATGCAAAGTCAAGGAAGTTATTTTGCTAGATGTCAAACGAATATTGATCCCGTAAGCGGACTGAAAAGTCTGGAACATCTTTTGGCAGCATTAGAAAATAATAAAGATAGTTTTGGATGGGAAATTGTAGCTTTTCCGCAACACGGAATTTTGTATTCGCAGTCAGAACCGTTATTGCGTGAAGCGGCTAAAATGGGAGTTGATTTTATTGGAGGCTTAGATCCGACAAATGTTGATGGCAATATGGAAAAGTCGCTCGATACAATGTTCCAAATTGCACTTGACAATAAAAAAGGAATCGATATTCATTTGCATGAATCACCGCCATCTGGAAAAGCTGCGATTGAATATATTATAAAAAGAACGGAAGAAAATAAAGAACTTCAAGGAAAAACATATATCAGTCATGGTTTTGCTTTGGCAAGAATGGAACCAAAAGATATGGAGAAAATTGCCGAACAAATGGGCAATTTAGGAATTGGAGTAATTTCTACTATTCCGATTGGAAGAACCATAATGCCAATTCCGACGCTAAAAAAATACGGCGTAAAATTGATGACAGGAACAGACAGTATCGTCGATCACTGGCAGCCTTTTGGAACTTGCGATATGCTAGAAAAAGCAAAATTATGCGCACAACTTTACGGATGGACTGATGAATTTGGTTTAAGCCGAGCGCTTCATATTGCAACAAAAGACGAAATTTTACCATTAAATGATGCCGGAACACGAACTTGGCCATTACCAGGAAACGATGCCGACTTTATTCTAGTAAAAGCAAGCTGTTCTGCCGAAGCTGTAGCACGTCTTCCAAAAAGAGAAGGAGTTTTCTTTAAAGGAAAAATGATTTCAGGATCTTTAAAAGTATAGGTTCAAAGGAACAAAGGGACAAAGGTTCAGAGGCTTTCAAAAAAACCTTTGTCCCTTTGTGCCTCTGAACCTTTGAACCTCAAAAAAAACAACCCCCTCAAGCAATTCAACTCTTGAAGGGGTTTTTAGCAAAGATTTGAGGTTCTTAGATGCTACATTTAGAACCTTAGAATCTCAGAATCTTCGCATCTAAAAATAAATAATAACCAATTAAATTTATTTTACTTTTTGTCTAGGTTTTGTTTCAGCAATTTAGCGTGTTCTAAATGTGCCGTTAAACCCGCAATATTATTAGCAGCCCAAGTTCTAACTTCTTGATCGTTGGCATCTTTGGCTGCTTTTTCTAGTTTTTTGATTGCTTTTTCGTGACCATCAATCATTAAGTCAGCAAATTTTTTATCGAAATCAACACCAGTTTTTTCGTTCAATTTATTGTATTCCTCTTGTCCGTCTTCAGTTAGAGAAGTTGGAAGAGTAAAGTTTTTCGCTTTTGCTAAAGCACTTACTTCAGAAGCCGATTTAGTATGCTCATCAACAAGCATTTTACCAAATTTTTTCACTTCAGCATTTGTACTTTTAGTTTGTGCCAGTTTACCGATTTCAATTTCTGCCAAATTTACTTCAGCCTGATCTACTAAGAACTCAGAATCGTCTTCTTTGCTGTCAATAGAATCGAATTTTGCCTCATTTGCATCTTCTGCTACTTCTTTTGGATCTTCTTGTTTCGTTTCATTTTTACAAGATTGAAGGCATAATATAAGTAGTCCTGCTCCTAAAATGGTTTTTCCGGCTAATAGTAACTTTTTCATGATTTTAATAGTTTAAATGTTATAATGTAAAATTATTGAGAAGATGTAAGAAAATTTTA encodes the following:
- a CDS encoding amidohydrolase, translated to MEENLISRKKFLGLGAAATGAALFSGIGANAASQVLPVMEENKTSGEYILSNVRLEDGFEYNEKNEVVATKTNLYNLHIANGKIKNIISGKSDLKLKTIDAKGLLMLPGLRDMHIHIDKTFYGGNWNAAPRKGYTVKDMITLEQKLIPQLLPDSQRKAEEAIKLMQSQGSYFARCQTNIDPVSGLKSLEHLLAALENNKDSFGWEIVAFPQHGILYSQSEPLLREAAKMGVDFIGGLDPTNVDGNMEKSLDTMFQIALDNKKGIDIHLHESPPSGKAAIEYIIKRTEENKELQGKTYISHGFALARMEPKDMEKIAEQMGNLGIGVISTIPIGRTIMPIPTLKKYGVKLMTGTDSIVDHWQPFGTCDMLEKAKLCAQLYGWTDEFGLSRALHIATKDEILPLNDAGTRTWPLPGNDADFILVKASCSAEAVARLPKREGVFFKGKMISGSLKV
- a CDS encoding DUF4142 domain-containing protein produces the protein MKKLLLAGKTILGAGLLILCLQSCKNETKQEDPKEVAEDANEAKFDSIDSKEDDSEFLVDQAEVNLAEIEIGKLAQTKSTNAEVKKFGKMLVDEHTKSASEVSALAKAKNFTLPTSLTEDGQEEYNKLNEKTGVDFDKKFADLMIDGHEKAIKKLEKAAKDANDQEVRTWAANNIAGLTAHLEHAKLLKQNLDKK